In one Spirosoma rigui genomic region, the following are encoded:
- a CDS encoding ArnT family glycosyltransferase: MNTVQQSVTATPLPSGQSAILFGPIWSGVLVLSLLFVLLSHLGYLPLDTRSDEPRRALVALEMMLSGDYITPTLNGERYFNKPPLYNWFIAGSYSLFGTYSSLALRFPMIVSLLLFGLTVYYFARKYLSAGIGFAVALMVLTNGRVLLYDSLLGLIEITFSWVVYSGMMLVFHFDRKRQYTVLYITTYALTAIGFLLKGLPPVAFQGITLISWFWYTGQIRRLFHPAHLIGIGVFLLITGSYYWAYFTRNAIPLSDVAGVLVNESAKRTGLQFGIGKTLLHLVTFPFEVFYHFVPYLLLLVLLVRRGLWTELKENAFVAFNALTFCTNVLIYWTSPQVYGRYLISLVPLLFTVLAYLYYERTAAGDRHRYWVERSWLILTIAVAVGCWATLFYPTSRTIPGVIWKTALVSGLLGTLAWFQSRPSMNKLGLIVGVMIVIRLGINWLVLPGRYVTRQYYKENAERAVRITVGKPLYGYRSTIGNDQASDVSSFHISALRGDILRKTNHKIPAAYYVADSVSLVGERYDIVDKIVLFDRHPAYIVRFHP; this comes from the coding sequence GTGAATACTGTACAACAATCTGTTACGGCTACTCCATTACCTTCCGGGCAATCAGCTATACTCTTCGGACCAATCTGGTCGGGCGTACTCGTCCTGAGCTTATTGTTTGTGCTGCTGTCACACCTGGGGTACTTACCCCTCGATACGCGTTCGGATGAGCCACGGCGTGCTTTGGTTGCGCTGGAAATGATGCTTTCGGGGGATTATATTACCCCCACGCTCAACGGCGAGCGGTATTTTAATAAACCGCCTTTATATAACTGGTTTATTGCCGGTTCTTACAGTCTGTTTGGTACTTATTCATCGCTGGCGTTACGGTTTCCTATGATTGTATCGCTACTGTTATTTGGTCTTACTGTTTATTATTTCGCTCGTAAATACCTTTCGGCAGGAATTGGATTTGCTGTGGCGCTGATGGTGCTGACCAATGGTAGGGTGTTGCTCTATGATTCATTACTCGGGCTTATCGAAATCACATTCTCCTGGGTGGTGTACAGCGGTATGATGCTGGTGTTTCACTTCGATCGGAAGCGGCAATACACCGTATTGTACATTACTACTTATGCATTGACCGCCATTGGTTTTTTGCTGAAAGGGTTGCCTCCGGTGGCATTTCAGGGAATTACCCTAATTAGTTGGTTCTGGTATACGGGTCAGATACGGCGGCTTTTTCACCCGGCTCACCTTATTGGCATTGGCGTTTTTCTGCTCATAACGGGTAGCTATTACTGGGCGTACTTTACGCGTAATGCAATTCCGCTGAGCGACGTAGCCGGTGTTCTGGTCAACGAGAGTGCTAAACGAACAGGATTGCAATTTGGCATTGGCAAAACGCTGCTGCATCTGGTGACTTTCCCCTTTGAGGTTTTTTATCATTTTGTACCTTATTTATTGTTGCTCGTATTATTGGTTCGGCGGGGACTGTGGACCGAGTTGAAGGAAAATGCCTTTGTGGCATTTAATGCGCTGACGTTTTGTACCAATGTGCTAATCTACTGGACATCACCCCAGGTGTACGGGCGTTACCTGATTAGCCTGGTTCCGCTGCTGTTTACGGTTTTAGCATACCTCTATTACGAACGGACAGCGGCTGGCGACCGGCACCGCTACTGGGTCGAACGCAGCTGGTTAATCCTGACAATTGCTGTTGCCGTGGGCTGCTGGGCTACGCTTTTCTACCCAACCAGCCGAACCATTCCGGGGGTCATCTGGAAAACAGCCCTCGTATCCGGTTTGCTTGGTACGCTGGCATGGTTCCAAAGTCGGCCATCTATGAACAAACTGGGGCTCATTGTCGGTGTCATGATTGTTATCCGCCTGGGTATCAACTGGCTGGTGTTGCCCGGTCGCTACGTAACGAGACAGTATTACAAGGAGAATGCAGAGCGGGCAGTGCGCATAACGGTAGGAAAACCACTGTATGGGTATCGCAGCACCATTGGCAACGATCAGGCCAGTGATGTGAGTTCATTTCACATTAGTGCGTTACGGGGCGACATACTTCGTAAAACAAACCATAAAATACCCGCTGCTTACTACGTTGCCGACTCGGTAAGTTTGGTTGGGGAGCGGTATGACATTGTTGACAAGATCGTTCTGTTCGACCGGCATCCCGCCTATATCGTACGCTTTCATCCTTAA
- a CDS encoding glycosyltransferase family 9 protein has translation MNKPIKILVIRFSSIGDIVLTTPVLRCLKQQLVNVELHYCTKRKYETVLRQNPYIDSFHFLDSSIFQLINELRAERYDYIIDLHNNLRTTIIQAILGVKASCVNKLNWQKWLYVRFKLPVVPDQHIVSRYLRTVSFLSVKDDGLGLDYFIRPEDQISLTQLPATHRSSYVAYAIGGQYATKRLPVHKMIELCKKIDSPVILLGDQADRERGDSVVAAVGENNVFNGCGQFSLSQSASLVKQARFVFSHDTALMHIAAAFHKKIYSLWGNTTPQLGMYPYRTAYVVLEKEGLPCRPCSKIGSNRCPAGDFKCMNELPLAFTAEELMPDTTIVRMQVTE, from the coding sequence ATGAATAAACCAATCAAAATACTGGTCATACGGTTCTCCTCTATTGGCGATATCGTCCTCACGACACCCGTTTTGCGATGCCTGAAGCAACAACTTGTTAATGTTGAGCTACACTATTGCACAAAGCGTAAATACGAAACCGTCCTGCGGCAAAATCCCTACATTGACAGCTTTCATTTTCTGGATTCCAGTATTTTTCAACTGATCAATGAATTGCGGGCCGAACGGTATGACTACATTATTGATCTGCATAATAATCTTAGAACAACGATTATCCAGGCTATCCTGGGTGTGAAAGCCAGTTGCGTCAACAAGTTAAACTGGCAAAAGTGGTTATATGTACGATTTAAATTACCAGTTGTGCCAGACCAGCATATCGTCAGCCGGTATTTACGCACAGTGTCGTTTTTAAGCGTGAAAGACGACGGTTTGGGACTTGATTATTTTATTCGGCCCGAAGACCAGATTAGTCTGACTCAGCTTCCGGCGACGCATCGATCAAGTTATGTGGCGTATGCAATCGGAGGGCAATACGCTACCAAGCGTCTACCAGTTCACAAGATGATTGAGCTGTGCAAAAAGATAGACAGCCCCGTGATCCTGCTGGGAGATCAGGCCGATAGGGAGAGAGGAGATAGCGTCGTCGCGGCTGTCGGTGAAAACAATGTCTTTAACGGATGCGGCCAGTTTTCACTGAGCCAGTCGGCCTCGCTGGTAAAGCAGGCCCGGTTTGTGTTTAGTCACGATACTGCATTGATGCACATTGCCGCTGCCTTTCATAAAAAGATATATTCTCTTTGGGGTAATACAACTCCGCAGTTAGGTATGTACCCCTATCGAACGGCTTATGTGGTGCTGGAAAAGGAAGGTTTGCCGTGCCGTCCCTGTTCTAAGATAGGGTCAAATCGCTGCCCGGCCGGTGATTTCAAATGCATGAACGAATTACCGCTGGCTTTTACTGCTGAAGAATTGATGCCTGATACCACTATAGTTCGTATGCAGGTTACTGAGTGA
- the tyrS gene encoding tyrosine--tRNA ligase: MNFIEELRWRGMLQDMTPGTEEQLQSQMTAAYIGFDPTAASLHIGNLATIMLLVHLQRAGHKPYALVGGATGMIGDPSGRSTERDYLSEEVLRKNQAGIRAQLTRFLDFDAGDNAAEMVNNYDWFKGITFLDFLREAGQHITVNYMVAKDSVKKRLETGLSFMEFSYQLLQGYDFYWLYKNKGIRLQMGGSDQWGNITTGTELIRRKEGREEYQAFALTTPLVTKSDGTKFGKSAGGNIWLDPAMTSPYQFYQFWLNAADADCARLIRVFTLLSREEIEETERLHAEAPHLRLLQKAIAKDVTIRVHSESGYELAVKASDVLFGKATLETLRSIQIDEFDVIFEGVPQTQISADELASCKDITDLLSIASRGEVYASKGEARRALTQNAVSINKEKVSDPAAPVPTEWLQERYLLISKGKKNHLLKKV, from the coding sequence ATGAATTTTATTGAAGAACTCCGCTGGCGGGGCATGTTACAGGATATGACGCCCGGCACTGAAGAACAGCTACAGAGCCAAATGACGGCTGCGTATATTGGCTTTGATCCAACGGCTGCGTCGCTGCACATCGGTAACCTGGCAACCATCATGCTCTTGGTGCATCTACAGCGTGCCGGTCACAAACCTTATGCGCTCGTTGGTGGTGCTACGGGTATGATTGGTGACCCGTCGGGCCGTTCAACAGAGCGAGACTATCTGTCTGAAGAAGTCCTGCGTAAAAATCAGGCTGGTATCCGGGCGCAATTGACGCGGTTTCTGGATTTCGACGCTGGTGATAATGCGGCTGAAATGGTTAATAACTATGATTGGTTCAAGGGCATTACGTTTCTTGACTTCCTGCGTGAAGCAGGGCAGCACATCACCGTTAATTACATGGTAGCCAAGGATTCGGTGAAAAAGCGATTGGAAACCGGCCTGTCGTTTATGGAATTCTCCTACCAGCTACTTCAGGGATACGATTTCTATTGGCTCTATAAGAACAAAGGTATCCGTCTTCAAATGGGTGGATCGGATCAGTGGGGCAACATCACAACAGGAACTGAACTGATTCGCAGAAAAGAAGGCCGGGAGGAATACCAGGCCTTTGCCCTGACCACGCCTTTGGTGACGAAGTCGGACGGAACTAAGTTTGGTAAATCGGCGGGTGGTAATATCTGGCTCGATCCGGCCATGACATCGCCCTACCAATTTTACCAATTCTGGCTTAATGCTGCCGATGCGGACTGTGCCCGCCTGATTCGGGTCTTTACCCTGCTCTCGCGGGAAGAAATTGAAGAAACGGAGCGATTACATGCTGAAGCCCCTCATCTGCGACTGCTCCAGAAAGCAATCGCGAAAGACGTAACCATTCGCGTTCATTCTGAATCTGGTTATGAACTGGCGGTAAAAGCCTCGGACGTACTGTTTGGGAAAGCTACGCTGGAAACGCTCCGTTCAATTCAGATCGACGAATTCGATGTCATTTTTGAAGGGGTACCCCAAACGCAAATATCGGCCGATGAGCTAGCCTCCTGTAAAGACATCACGGACCTGTTGTCTATAGCCAGCCGGGGCGAGGTATATGCTTCGAAAGGGGAGGCCCGTCGTGCGTTAACGCAAAATGCAGTCAGCATTAATAAGGAAAAAGTAAGTGATCCGGCTGCACCAGTACCCACCGAATGGCTACAGGAGCGGTATTTGCTGATCTCGAAGGGCAAGAAAAACCATCTACTGAAAAAAGTTTAA
- a CDS encoding S-adenosylmethionine:tRNA ribosyltransferase-isomerase encodes MTETTDLRLSQFQYDLPDERIARYPLARRDASKLLVYRSGAITHAQFTDLPDLLPDGSFLVFNDTKVIPARLHFIRETGAVIELFLLNPVDGGAAQLDGSFASLPISLAMEATGSAIWQGMIGNRKRWKPTESLSATLATPKGPVTLNASWHDMDQSIVKLSWTPADLTFAEVIQYAGEIPLPPYLKRATTETDRETYQTVYSKQEGAVAAPTAGLHFTPAVFENLASKSIGHDYLTLHVGAGTFQPIKAEDVRAHHMHTEQVIYTRQNLQNLLRHPGQIIAVGTTSMRALESLYWMGVKQLRNEPNPLQLDQHFAYQVPVDQQPPAEEAIGAMLDYLIRTHQESVVAHTGIYITPGYDVKLCKGIVTNFHQPGSTLILLIAALVGDNWRTIYTEALQNDYRFLSYGDSSLLLP; translated from the coding sequence ATGACCGAGACAACTGACCTACGCCTGAGCCAGTTTCAGTACGACCTGCCCGACGAGCGGATTGCCCGGTATCCGCTGGCCCGGCGCGACGCGTCAAAACTGCTTGTCTACCGGTCCGGTGCCATTACACATGCTCAGTTTACTGACTTACCCGATTTGCTGCCCGACGGGAGTTTTCTGGTTTTCAACGATACGAAAGTCATTCCGGCCCGGCTGCACTTCATTAGGGAAACCGGCGCTGTAATCGAGCTGTTCCTGCTGAATCCCGTCGATGGCGGGGCCGCCCAATTGGACGGATCCTTTGCTTCGCTGCCCATCAGTCTGGCTATGGAAGCGACGGGGTCGGCAATCTGGCAGGGAATGATTGGCAACCGCAAGCGCTGGAAACCGACCGAATCGCTCAGCGCTACGCTGGCCACGCCCAAAGGACCGGTAACGCTTAACGCAAGTTGGCACGATATGGACCAGTCGATCGTTAAACTGAGCTGGACACCCGCCGATCTTACTTTTGCGGAGGTTATTCAGTATGCGGGTGAGATTCCGTTGCCGCCTTACCTCAAACGAGCTACGACCGAAACCGATCGGGAGACGTATCAAACCGTCTATTCAAAGCAGGAAGGAGCTGTAGCCGCGCCTACCGCCGGTTTGCATTTTACCCCGGCCGTATTTGAGAACCTGGCCAGCAAGTCCATCGGTCATGATTACCTGACCCTGCACGTTGGGGCCGGTACATTTCAGCCCATCAAAGCCGAAGACGTACGGGCGCATCACATGCACACCGAGCAGGTCATCTATACCAGGCAGAACCTGCAAAACCTGCTCCGCCACCCCGGACAGATTATTGCCGTTGGCACTACGTCTATGCGGGCGCTGGAAAGCTTGTACTGGATGGGCGTGAAGCAGCTGCGGAATGAGCCGAACCCGCTTCAACTCGATCAGCATTTTGCCTATCAGGTTCCAGTCGACCAGCAGCCACCGGCTGAGGAAGCCATTGGGGCGATGCTGGATTACCTCATCCGCACCCACCAGGAATCGGTGGTGGCGCATACGGGTATTTACATAACGCCGGGTTATGATGTTAAACTATGTAAAGGAATCGTTACCAATTTTCATCAACCGGGCTCTACCTTAATTTTACTCATTGCCGCACTGGTTGGCGATAACTGGCGTACTATATATACGGAAGCCCTGCAGAACGATTATCGCTTTCTGAGTTATGGCGACTCGTCTTTACTTTTGCCTTAA
- a CDS encoding cob(I)yrinic acid a,c-diamide adenosyltransferase yields the protein MKIYTKTGDKGQTGLIGGRRVSKADLRIDAYGTVDELNSWIGLVRDQPVNTTRKALLKEIQDCLFTVGAELATDPAKRPKQALPAIRTADVTVLETSMDDMDAELPELRAFVLPGGHESVSFCHLARTVCRRAERLVISLSESSMVDPLVIQYLNRLSDYLFVLSRKMTQDLQAEEVVWKPRT from the coding sequence ATGAAGATTTACACAAAAACGGGCGATAAAGGTCAAACCGGGCTGATTGGCGGGCGTCGGGTGAGTAAAGCCGATTTACGGATCGACGCCTACGGTACGGTTGATGAGCTGAACTCCTGGATTGGTCTGGTACGGGACCAGCCGGTCAACACAACTCGTAAAGCATTATTGAAAGAAATTCAGGACTGCCTGTTTACCGTTGGTGCCGAGCTGGCCACCGATCCAGCCAAGCGCCCCAAACAGGCGCTGCCCGCTATCCGGACAGCCGACGTGACCGTACTGGAAACCAGCATGGACGATATGGATGCTGAACTACCCGAACTTCGGGCTTTTGTGCTGCCCGGCGGGCACGAGTCGGTTTCGTTCTGTCACCTCGCCCGGACTGTTTGCCGCCGGGCCGAACGACTGGTTATTTCCCTCTCCGAATCATCCATGGTCGACCCGCTGGTTATTCAATACCTCAACCGGCTGTCTGATTATCTTTTTGTGCTGAGCCGGAAGATGACCCAGGATTTGCAGGCCGAAGAAGTGGTCTGGAAGCCAAGAACATGA
- a CDS encoding branched-chain amino acid aminotransferase, which translates to MTTDVFQIELRKAERSRIQEVDFNHLPFGKHFSDHMFVADFIDGEWQNQMIVPFENFTLSPALSSLHYGQSIFEGMKAYKNEAGEVLMFRPNANMERMNESARRMCMATIPEEVFMGGLEALLRVDADWVPSTPDSSLYIRPYMFATDASLGVAPSKTYRFCIFTCPVGAYYTNPPKLKVETEYIRSAPGGVGYAKCAGNYAGSLYPTMLAQQQGYDQLIWTDAREHKYIEESGTMNIMFIIDGKLITPATSDSILKGVTRDSILQIARSWGMEVEERLVSIDEVISAIETGRLTEAFGAGTAVGSSPYSLIGYNGKDHMLPEFAPEESFAVRVKNYLTDLRTGKIADEFGFVHKL; encoded by the coding sequence ATGACGACGGACGTCTTTCAAATTGAATTACGGAAAGCGGAACGCTCCCGTATTCAGGAGGTAGATTTTAACCACCTGCCTTTCGGAAAACATTTCTCGGATCACATGTTCGTGGCCGATTTTATAGACGGTGAGTGGCAGAATCAGATGATTGTGCCCTTCGAGAACTTCACCCTGAGTCCTGCCCTATCGTCTTTACACTACGGCCAGTCGATTTTTGAAGGCATGAAAGCCTACAAAAATGAAGCGGGTGAGGTGCTTATGTTCCGTCCGAACGCCAACATGGAACGGATGAACGAATCAGCCCGCCGGATGTGCATGGCCACGATTCCCGAAGAGGTATTCATGGGAGGTCTGGAAGCGCTGCTCCGTGTTGACGCCGACTGGGTACCAAGCACGCCCGACAGTTCACTTTATATCCGGCCGTACATGTTCGCAACGGATGCCTCCCTCGGTGTGGCGCCGTCGAAAACGTACCGGTTCTGCATTTTTACCTGCCCCGTTGGTGCGTACTATACCAACCCGCCAAAGCTGAAAGTAGAGACCGAATACATCCGGTCGGCACCGGGTGGCGTTGGCTACGCCAAGTGCGCCGGCAACTACGCTGGCTCGCTCTATCCAACCATGCTTGCGCAGCAGCAGGGCTACGACCAGTTGATCTGGACCGATGCCCGGGAGCATAAATACATCGAAGAATCGGGTACGATGAACATCATGTTCATAATCGATGGTAAACTGATTACGCCCGCTACCTCCGATTCGATCCTGAAAGGTGTTACGCGGGATTCCATCCTGCAAATTGCCCGGAGCTGGGGTATGGAGGTGGAAGAACGGCTGGTATCGATTGATGAAGTGATCAGCGCTATTGAAACCGGGCGCCTGACGGAAGCCTTCGGAGCAGGAACCGCGGTGGGTTCATCGCCTTACTCGCTTATTGGCTACAATGGCAAAGACCACATGCTGCCCGAGTTTGCCCCTGAAGAGTCCTTTGCCGTTCGGGTGAAGAACTACCTGACTGATTTGCGCACGGGCAAAATTGCCGACGAGTTCGGCTTTGTGCACAAGCTGTAA
- a CDS encoding BamA/TamA family outer membrane protein: MTPKTRLLGILTIVFFLLTVSNVLATTTTDSTQMVRIRSVSLKGNYRTRDRIVLREMTLHTGDTVQLRDLPGRTAWDQRNINNTNLFVTVNVAVESTPPIDSTQLGVIDLTVTMKERWYFVAYPVFDIADRNLNEWWYDRGRDFRRVIYGGRISYKNVTGTNDRLQLELVRGFLKKTVVSYSRPYIDKAQKIGLRVDVGYLTNNEIPYRTQADKWVYVKSEQLLRERTYAGLMLTNRRGLYHYHSIEARYNRNSIADTVARLNPDYFLNGQTRQQYLTLSYGYRYDRRDNVAYPLQGTLFRAGIGVNGLLPSDNFRFVDLTAAVSQYWPLGGRFYAAGGLRARVSSPKRQPYFNLRGLGSATDMVRGYELYVVDGQQFGIWRNSLRYQLFNTVKQLDWLHIRQFNTLPIAAYITAFGDAGYVSSSVAEQYNSRLANRLLVGTGVSLDIVTYYNLVFRLSGTVNGQGRTGFFFNLAQEL; encoded by the coding sequence ATGACCCCAAAAACCCGGTTGCTGGGTATACTAACAATAGTATTCTTTCTGCTAACTGTTAGCAACGTACTGGCAACAACCACGACCGACTCAACCCAGATGGTTCGGATACGGTCTGTCTCGCTCAAAGGTAACTACCGAACGCGCGACCGGATCGTACTCCGTGAGATGACTCTGCACACTGGCGATACGGTGCAGCTACGTGACCTGCCGGGACGAACGGCCTGGGATCAACGTAACATCAATAATACGAACCTCTTCGTTACGGTCAACGTGGCCGTTGAGTCAACCCCACCCATTGACAGTACCCAGCTTGGTGTAATCGATCTGACGGTGACCATGAAAGAACGGTGGTACTTTGTAGCTTATCCAGTATTTGATATTGCCGATCGCAACCTGAACGAGTGGTGGTATGACCGGGGGCGCGATTTTCGTCGGGTCATTTACGGGGGGCGGATAAGTTATAAGAACGTAACGGGCACCAACGACAGGCTTCAGCTGGAACTGGTTCGGGGATTTCTGAAAAAAACCGTCGTTTCCTATTCGAGACCTTACATCGACAAAGCACAAAAAATAGGGCTGCGGGTCGATGTAGGGTATCTAACAAACAACGAAATTCCGTACCGTACCCAGGCCGATAAATGGGTCTATGTCAAATCCGAGCAGCTGCTCCGCGAACGAACCTACGCGGGGTTGATGCTCACCAACCGGCGTGGATTGTACCACTACCACTCGATCGAGGCCCGTTATAACCGGAACAGCATTGCCGATACGGTCGCCCGGCTCAATCCAGATTATTTCCTGAACGGGCAGACCCGGCAGCAGTATCTGACCCTCAGCTACGGCTACCGCTACGACCGGCGCGACAATGTTGCCTACCCGTTGCAGGGAACGCTGTTCAGGGCGGGCATCGGAGTTAATGGCCTTCTACCGTCAGACAATTTTCGGTTTGTCGACCTCACCGCTGCAGTTAGCCAGTACTGGCCGCTGGGGGGACGTTTCTATGCCGCGGGCGGACTGCGCGCCCGGGTCTCGTCGCCTAAACGGCAGCCCTACTTTAACCTGAGGGGGCTGGGCAGCGCGACCGATATGGTGCGGGGCTATGAGCTTTATGTAGTGGATGGACAACAATTCGGCATTTGGCGAAATAGCCTTCGGTATCAACTGTTCAATACCGTCAAACAACTCGACTGGCTCCATATCCGGCAGTTCAATACCTTACCGATTGCGGCTTACATCACTGCTTTCGGCGACGCGGGCTACGTGAGCAGCAGCGTGGCCGAACAGTACAACAGCCGGCTGGCTAACCGGCTGCTCGTTGGTACGGGTGTGAGTCTGGACATTGTGACGTATTACAACCTGGTCTTTCGACTGAGCGGAACGGTTAACGGGCAGGGGAGAACGGGCTTCTTTTTCAACCTTGCGCAAGAGTTATAG
- a CDS encoding MFS transporter — protein sequence MQTEKIQKPTQVARPKLSFWQIWNMSFGFFGIQYGFGLQQANMSPIFRYLNANESEIPALWLAGPVTGLLIQPIIGAMSDRTWSPRWGRRKPYFLIGAIIGSIALVLMPNSSTLWMAASLMWMLDAGLNASMEPFRAFIGDKLPVEQRTVGFAMQSFFVGFGQTLANLMPRILPIFGLTMVATGSNAIPDITRWSFYIGAVAIVAAVIWTMYTTDEYPPDDMAAFEREKKEGGSVLKAFTEVFHALRDMPSTMKQLWWVKFFTWYGLPLMWQYLSLAISRHAFNAPTPQSPGFERGIEVGNDCFALFNIGCFGISFFLPAIARRVGRRETHALFLTIGGLGFISMLLGEDKNIFLIGMAMVGLAWGSILSMPYVMLSNSVPGERMGVYMGLFNGFIVVPQIVNMITIPFLYNTLLKGDPRNALVLSGICLVLAAAACFLVKETPASEAAALPINPGGN from the coding sequence ATGCAAACCGAAAAAATTCAGAAACCGACGCAGGTAGCTCGTCCTAAACTGAGTTTCTGGCAGATATGGAATATGAGTTTCGGATTTTTCGGAATTCAGTATGGTTTTGGACTCCAGCAGGCCAACATGAGTCCGATCTTCCGGTATTTGAATGCCAACGAATCCGAGATTCCGGCGCTCTGGCTGGCCGGTCCGGTAACGGGCCTTTTGATTCAACCCATCATCGGTGCCATGAGTGACCGTACCTGGTCGCCACGCTGGGGTCGCCGTAAGCCCTATTTCCTGATCGGGGCTATTATTGGCAGTATCGCGCTGGTGCTGATGCCCAACTCCTCTACCCTCTGGATGGCGGCCAGCCTGATGTGGATGCTCGATGCCGGACTGAACGCATCGATGGAACCATTCCGGGCTTTTATCGGCGATAAGCTGCCCGTTGAACAACGTACCGTCGGCTTCGCTATGCAGAGCTTCTTCGTGGGTTTCGGACAGACACTGGCGAACCTGATGCCCCGCATTCTACCCATTTTTGGTCTGACCATGGTCGCCACCGGTAGCAACGCCATTCCTGATATTACCCGCTGGTCTTTTTACATTGGTGCCGTAGCCATTGTGGCCGCCGTTATCTGGACCATGTACACAACCGACGAATACCCGCCCGATGATATGGCGGCTTTTGAACGGGAAAAGAAGGAGGGCGGCAGTGTCCTGAAAGCCTTTACGGAAGTATTCCACGCCCTGCGCGACATGCCCAGTACCATGAAACAGCTGTGGTGGGTGAAGTTTTTCACCTGGTATGGTTTACCGCTTATGTGGCAATACCTGTCGCTGGCCATTTCACGCCATGCCTTCAATGCACCTACCCCTCAGTCGCCCGGTTTTGAACGGGGCATTGAAGTGGGCAACGACTGTTTTGCGCTGTTCAACATTGGCTGTTTCGGCATCTCGTTCTTTTTGCCGGCCATCGCCCGGCGGGTTGGCCGGCGTGAGACTCACGCCCTCTTCCTGACCATTGGCGGCCTGGGCTTTATATCGATGCTGCTCGGTGAGGATAAAAACATCTTCCTGATCGGGATGGCCATGGTGGGGCTGGCCTGGGGATCGATCCTGTCAATGCCCTACGTGATGCTGTCGAACTCGGTACCCGGTGAGCGTATGGGTGTGTACATGGGTCTATTCAATGGCTTTATCGTTGTGCCGCAGATCGTGAACATGATCACCATTCCGTTTCTGTACAATACCCTGCTGAAAGGCGACCCCCGCAATGCCCTTGTGCTGAGCGGCATTTGCCTGGTGCTGGCCGCAGCAGCCTGTTTCCTCGTTAAAGAAACACCCGCCAGCGAAGCGGCTGCTCTACCCATCAATCCCGGCGGAAATTAA
- a CDS encoding carbohydrate kinase family protein has protein sequence MTSTTRPYALLSVGELLADFIGHHVSSSLFDAPDFRRYQGGSPANMAANMARLGCSTALVASVGNDNIGRYLVQQVSEAGVDTQHIVTDPLAPTSIVIVSRTSGTPDFIAYRTADCQIKTSQLPDSLLAQATIFHTTCFALSRQPAQSTIVDAARRAQAAGCQVSIDANYAPSIWPDRNYARRIISDYCSAGAFVKISEDDAARIYGSPQPIEKILTDFHAMGASLICLTLGAEGSLVSYENGNRQVRIPGQKLDVIDATGAGDAYWAGFLTAYIDGHAPEQCARSGAALARMKLTRLGPLPAKVDRQSIY, from the coding sequence ATGACGTCAACTACCCGCCCGTACGCCCTCCTATCGGTTGGCGAATTATTAGCCGATTTTATTGGGCATCACGTTTCATCCAGCCTGTTCGATGCACCCGACTTTCGCCGGTACCAGGGTGGTAGTCCCGCAAATATGGCGGCAAACATGGCACGACTCGGCTGTTCTACCGCCCTTGTTGCCAGCGTAGGCAACGATAACATTGGCCGCTACCTGGTTCAGCAGGTTTCCGAGGCCGGTGTCGATACCCAGCATATCGTTACCGATCCCCTCGCGCCAACCAGTATCGTCATCGTCTCACGGACATCCGGCACGCCCGATTTCATTGCCTACCGTACGGCCGACTGTCAGATCAAAACCAGCCAACTGCCGGATTCGCTGCTGGCGCAGGCTACTATTTTCCACACGACCTGCTTTGCCCTGAGTCGCCAGCCCGCGCAAAGCACTATTGTCGATGCGGCCCGGCGGGCGCAGGCGGCTGGCTGTCAGGTTAGTATCGACGCGAACTACGCTCCCAGTATCTGGCCTGACCGAAACTACGCCCGGCGCATCATCAGTGATTACTGCTCGGCCGGTGCGTTCGTAAAGATCAGCGAAGACGATGCCGCCCGGATTTACGGTTCGCCACAACCCATTGAAAAAATACTGACTGATTTTCACGCTATGGGGGCGTCACTCATTTGCCTAACCCTCGGTGCCGAAGGTAGTCTGGTGTCGTACGAGAATGGCAACAGGCAGGTTCGGATACCAGGCCAGAAGCTCGATGTTATTGACGCTACCGGTGCAGGCGATGCATACTGGGCAGGCTTTCTAACAGCCTACATTGATGGCCATGCCCCCGAGCAATGCGCCCGCTCGGGGGCGGCTCTGGCCCGCATGAAACTCACACGGCTGGGGCCATTACCCGCTAAAGTGGACCGCCAGTCTATTTATTAA